A genomic segment from Blastococcus sp. PRF04-17 encodes:
- a CDS encoding LacI family DNA-binding transcriptional regulator: protein MAAAQVATRHLIEVGRRRIAAIGDQPRPASQTAHLRHQGYLEALGEVGLPAPAELRCRVDAYHRADGAAAMHRLLDLREPPDAVFCFNDLLALGALRALHERGVRVPEDVAVVGWDDIEDGRYSMPTLTTISPDKQQIAALAVDFLARQLRGDRREAPREVTADFTLAVRESTTRSCRA, encoded by the coding sequence GTGGCCGCCGCCCAGGTGGCGACGCGCCACCTGATCGAGGTGGGGCGCCGTCGCATCGCGGCGATCGGCGACCAGCCGCGGCCGGCCTCCCAGACCGCGCACCTGCGCCACCAGGGCTACCTCGAGGCCCTCGGGGAGGTGGGGTTGCCCGCACCGGCCGAGCTCCGGTGCCGGGTGGACGCCTACCACCGGGCCGACGGCGCGGCGGCGATGCACCGGCTGCTCGACCTGCGCGAGCCTCCCGACGCAGTCTTCTGCTTCAACGACCTGCTGGCCCTCGGCGCCCTCCGGGCGCTGCACGAGCGCGGGGTGCGCGTGCCCGAGGACGTCGCGGTCGTCGGATGGGACGACATCGAGGACGGCCGGTACAGCATGCCGACGCTCACCACCATCAGCCCGGACAAGCAGCAGATCGCCGCGCTCGCCGTCGACTTCCTCGCCAGGCAGCTCCGGGGCGACCGGCGGGAGGCGCCGCGCGAGGTGACGGCGGACTTCACCCTC
- a CDS encoding LacI family DNA-binding transcriptional regulator — translation MGSSPSEGRVSLKHVAERAGVSVKTVSNVVNGYAHITDATRARVQQAIDELHYRPNPAARNLRRGHSNVIALALPELDLPYFAELARSVIKAAEEVGWTVLIDQTDGRVEREQLVLDGIRGQLIDGLIFSPITVGAAELGRRRDTTPLVLLGERVYDGRPITSPSTTWPPPRWRRAT, via the coding sequence ATGGGAAGCAGTCCGTCCGAGGGCCGGGTCAGCCTCAAGCACGTGGCCGAACGCGCCGGCGTCTCGGTCAAGACGGTCTCCAACGTGGTGAACGGGTACGCGCACATCACCGACGCGACGCGGGCCCGCGTGCAGCAGGCGATCGACGAGCTGCACTACCGGCCGAACCCGGCCGCCCGCAACCTGCGCCGCGGGCACTCGAACGTGATCGCCCTGGCGCTGCCCGAGCTCGACCTGCCGTACTTCGCCGAGTTGGCGCGTTCGGTCATCAAGGCTGCGGAGGAGGTCGGGTGGACGGTGCTGATCGACCAGACCGACGGGCGGGTGGAGCGCGAGCAGCTGGTGCTCGACGGCATCCGTGGACAGCTGATCGACGGGCTCATCTTCAGCCCGATCACCGTGGGTGCCGCCGAGCTCGGGCGGCGGAGGGACACCACGCCGCTGGTCCTGCTCGGCGAGCGGGTCTACGACGGGCGGCCGATCACGTCTCCATCGACAACGTGGCCGCCGCCCAGGTGGCGACGCGCCACCTGA
- a CDS encoding alpha-L-arabinofuranosidase C-terminal domain-containing protein: MPVRRQPQHHRDPPLTADLRGFGPLRAVEHSVLADDDLQACNTADQPDRVVPRRGEGARLDDGQLTVGLPPASWNVLRFSPEPAG, from the coding sequence GTGCCTGTTCGCCGTCAACCGCAGCACCACCGAGACCCTCCCCTGACCGCCGACCTGCGCGGCTTCGGACCCCTGCGGGCGGTCGAGCACTCGGTGCTCGCCGACGACGACCTGCAGGCCTGCAACACCGCCGACCAGCCCGACCGCGTCGTCCCCCGGCGCGGCGAGGGCGCCCGGCTCGACGACGGACAGCTCACCGTCGGCCTTCCCCCGGCGTCCTGGAACGTCCTCCGGTTCAGCCCCGAGCCGGCCGGCTGA
- a CDS encoding ABC transporter substrate-binding protein: MRRTTWKAAMAAGVTGALVLTGCGGGSGAGGPAAEGVGEFTGEYDGPDVTLSYWNGFTGGDGPFMQDLVDQFNEEHDNINVESNTIQWGDFYQRVPAAVQAGQGPDVGVMHLDQLATHAARNIIVPVDDLAEGIGLSEEDFTPEIWDAGIYNDARYGIPLDVHSLAMYYNTEHFEQAGITEPPTDEASFMEALDKLKAAGFQTPFWMPSLWPGHLIWLSLTWQNGAPYSDDGTEALYDSEEGVAALEWMRSMVDQGYSPPGVAIDAQYVAFKNGQNSITWDGIWQINDLESNNIPYGIAPIPTIGDEQAFWANSHHFFISRQGAEDENKAAAAQVFIAWMSDHSDEWAGSAMIPARESVRESAAEFPQGVIAEEIESMRFLPPVPGVGGVQTEVLEPAVANSVLGEEDPAAALESAARRANELMERNREQFGD, encoded by the coding sequence ATGAGACGAACGACCTGGAAGGCGGCGATGGCCGCCGGCGTCACCGGAGCCCTGGTGCTCACCGGCTGCGGTGGCGGCTCGGGCGCCGGCGGCCCCGCCGCCGAGGGCGTCGGTGAGTTCACCGGCGAGTACGACGGCCCCGACGTGACGCTGTCGTACTGGAACGGCTTCACCGGTGGTGACGGGCCGTTCATGCAGGACCTCGTGGACCAGTTCAACGAAGAGCACGACAACATCAACGTCGAGTCGAACACGATCCAGTGGGGCGACTTCTACCAGCGCGTCCCGGCCGCGGTGCAGGCAGGCCAGGGCCCCGACGTCGGCGTCATGCACCTCGACCAGCTGGCCACGCACGCCGCCCGCAACATCATCGTGCCGGTCGACGACCTCGCCGAGGGGATCGGGCTCTCCGAGGAGGACTTCACCCCGGAGATCTGGGACGCCGGCATCTACAACGACGCGCGCTACGGCATCCCGCTCGACGTCCACTCGCTGGCCATGTACTACAACACCGAGCACTTCGAGCAGGCCGGCATCACCGAGCCGCCCACCGACGAGGCCTCGTTCATGGAGGCGCTCGACAAGCTCAAGGCGGCCGGCTTCCAGACGCCGTTCTGGATGCCCTCGCTGTGGCCGGGCCACCTGATCTGGCTCTCGCTCACCTGGCAGAACGGGGCACCGTACAGCGACGACGGCACCGAGGCCCTGTACGACTCCGAGGAGGGTGTCGCGGCGCTGGAGTGGATGCGGTCGATGGTCGACCAGGGCTACAGCCCGCCCGGCGTCGCGATCGACGCGCAGTACGTCGCCTTCAAGAACGGCCAGAACTCGATCACCTGGGACGGCATCTGGCAGATCAACGACCTCGAGTCCAACAACATCCCCTACGGCATCGCCCCCATCCCGACGATCGGCGACGAGCAGGCGTTCTGGGCCAACTCGCACCACTTCTTCATCAGCAGGCAGGGTGCGGAGGACGAGAACAAGGCCGCTGCCGCGCAGGTGTTCATCGCCTGGATGAGCGACCACTCCGACGAGTGGGCGGGCTCGGCGATGATCCCGGCGCGGGAGTCGGTGCGTGAGAGCGCAGCGGAGTTCCCGCAGGGAGTGATCGCCGAGGAGATCGAGAGCATGCGGTTCCTGCCGCCGGTCCCGGGTGTCGGTGGAGTCCAGACCGAGGTCCTCGAGCCGGCGGTCGCCAACAGCGTCCTCGGCGAGGAAGACCCCGCTGCCGCCCTCGAGTCCGCCGCCCGACGGGCGAACGAGCTGATGGAGCGCAACCGAGAGCAGTTCGGGGACTGA
- a CDS encoding carbohydrate ABC transporter permease, producing the protein MATTVTAPRSDTVSDDRRGGAPRRGDPHRAGAAPWLFLAPYLVLFVAFVLGPIVYGLYISLHRYDFTLPNKPFVGLENYTDLFTPGSVTFDVFWRAMRATAIFTVMSVPLLLVVPLVIALVMNKKFPGRNVFRALYFAPYVLGVAVVAILWRYLLDANIGPVNYYLGLLGLPDDTNWTTSTPAAWFALVGVTVWWTLGFNAVIYLAGLQDIPKELYEAAEMDGANRWQQFRNVTLPGLKPVLSFVTMITIIASANMFGQSYLITRGAPGTETRTAIYQIAETGLRNYQMGSAAAMSYVLTVFLIILSLGVFWLFREKQARKKEPPLQAAPMALRQGRG; encoded by the coding sequence ATGGCGACCACCGTCACGGCGCCCCGCAGCGACACCGTCTCCGACGACCGCCGCGGCGGGGCGCCGCGGCGGGGCGACCCGCACCGCGCGGGCGCCGCTCCCTGGCTGTTCCTGGCGCCCTATCTGGTGCTCTTCGTGGCCTTCGTGCTGGGGCCGATCGTCTACGGGCTGTACATCAGCCTGCACCGGTACGACTTCACCCTTCCGAACAAACCGTTCGTCGGCCTGGAGAACTACACCGACCTGTTCACGCCGGGGTCGGTGACGTTCGACGTCTTCTGGCGGGCGATGCGGGCGACGGCGATCTTCACGGTCATGAGCGTGCCGCTGCTCCTGGTCGTGCCGCTCGTGATCGCCCTGGTGATGAACAAGAAGTTCCCGGGCCGGAACGTCTTCCGCGCCCTGTACTTCGCGCCCTACGTCCTCGGCGTCGCGGTCGTGGCGATCCTGTGGCGGTACCTGCTCGACGCGAACATCGGGCCGGTCAACTACTACCTCGGGCTGCTCGGGCTGCCGGACGACACCAACTGGACGACGTCCACGCCGGCGGCGTGGTTCGCGCTGGTCGGCGTCACGGTGTGGTGGACGCTCGGTTTCAACGCCGTCATCTACCTCGCCGGGCTGCAGGACATCCCCAAGGAGCTGTACGAGGCGGCGGAGATGGACGGCGCCAACCGCTGGCAGCAGTTCCGCAACGTCACCCTGCCCGGGCTCAAGCCGGTGCTCTCGTTCGTCACGATGATCACCATCATCGCGTCGGCGAACATGTTCGGGCAGTCCTACCTGATCACCCGCGGCGCCCCGGGGACCGAGACCCGGACGGCGATCTACCAGATCGCCGAGACCGGCCTGCGCAACTACCAGATGGGCAGCGCCGCCGCGATGAGCTACGTCCTGACCGTCTTCCTGATCATCCTCAGCCTGGGCGTCTTCTGGCTGTTCCGGGAGAAGCAGGCCCGGAAGAAGGAGCCACCGCTGCAGGCAGCCCCCATGGCGCTCCGACAGGGAAGGGGCTGA
- a CDS encoding carbohydrate ABC transporter permease, which produces MSTSVEPRPGAAAPARQNRKPPPEPTKLKVRRVLRYVVLTLLALAFISPLIFMLVTSFKTRADAASLPPTWIPNPFSTDAYATVTGAGTNTPVLRWFANSMIAAALHALLVVSTAALAAYALARMEFRGKKIVFGMVVATLFVPPVILVIPNYLIVGELFWLDTLIAIIVPTAASAFGVFFLRQFFIGLPLELEEAARLDGANRWQIFWKVVLPLSRPALVTLAMLSFLTNYNDFLWPVYVLFSPDVQTLPAGLSTLQTANAVRYDLLMAGAVVASVPVLALYVGAQRFIIEGVSRSGLKG; this is translated from the coding sequence ATGTCGACCTCGGTGGAGCCCCGCCCCGGTGCTGCCGCTCCGGCGCGTCAGAACCGCAAGCCCCCGCCGGAGCCCACCAAGCTCAAGGTCCGCCGGGTGCTCCGCTACGTGGTGCTGACCCTGCTGGCGCTGGCTTTCATCAGCCCGCTGATCTTCATGCTGGTGACGTCGTTCAAGACGAGGGCCGACGCGGCCTCGCTCCCGCCGACGTGGATCCCGAACCCCTTCAGCACCGACGCCTACGCGACGGTGACGGGGGCAGGAACCAACACCCCGGTCCTGCGCTGGTTCGCCAACAGCATGATCGCGGCGGCCCTGCACGCGCTGCTGGTCGTCTCGACGGCGGCGCTGGCGGCGTACGCGCTGGCCCGGATGGAGTTCCGCGGCAAGAAGATCGTCTTCGGCATGGTCGTCGCGACGCTGTTCGTGCCGCCGGTCATCCTGGTCATCCCGAACTACCTGATCGTCGGTGAGCTGTTCTGGCTGGACACCCTGATCGCGATCATCGTGCCCACGGCGGCGTCGGCCTTCGGCGTCTTCTTCCTGCGGCAGTTCTTCATCGGGCTCCCGCTGGAGCTGGAGGAGGCCGCCCGGCTGGACGGCGCCAACCGATGGCAGATCTTCTGGAAGGTCGTGCTGCCGCTGTCCCGCCCGGCGCTGGTGACCCTGGCCATGCTGTCGTTCCTGACCAACTACAACGACTTCCTGTGGCCGGTCTACGTGCTGTTCAGTCCGGACGTGCAGACCCTGCCGGCCGGCCTGTCGACCCTGCAGACGGCCAACGCGGTGCGCTACGACCTCCTGATGGCCGGCGCCGTGGTGGCGAGCGTGCCGGTGCTGGCGCTGTACGTGGGTGCCCAGCGCTTCATCATCGAGGGCGTGTCGCGGTCGGGGCTCAAGGGGTGA
- a CDS encoding aldose epimerase family protein yields the protein MSDRREPFGSTPDGQEVERYVLRHGDVEVAVLTYGAVLQSVRTPDLRGAVTDVALGYDDLAGYLADETYVGAVVGRFGNRIADGRFVLDGVEHVLPQNHGTSCLHGGPEGFHTKVWSAREVPGGVELTLTSPDGDMGFPGELTATVTYVLDADGLSLSYRAETDRPTVVNLTNHAYWNLAGAGTVEDHLLELSASRFVAVDERLIPTGIAPVEGTPMDFRGGRRVGERLREGTEQLQHAQGYDHAWLPDGEGMRPIARLTDPSSGRVLEVLTDQPSVQFYSGNFLDGSVLGRGGRSYRQGDGLCLETQHLPDSPNHPEFPSTVLRPGELYASTTTFRFGTTGARR from the coding sequence GTGAGCGATCGCCGCGAGCCGTTCGGCTCGACGCCCGACGGGCAGGAGGTGGAGCGGTACGTGCTGAGGCACGGCGACGTCGAGGTCGCCGTCCTCACCTACGGGGCGGTCCTCCAGTCGGTCCGCACCCCGGACCTCCGGGGTGCGGTCACCGACGTCGCGCTCGGCTACGACGACCTGGCCGGCTACCTCGCCGACGAGACCTACGTCGGTGCGGTGGTCGGCCGGTTCGGCAACCGGATCGCCGACGGGCGGTTCGTGCTCGACGGCGTCGAGCACGTCCTGCCGCAGAACCACGGCACCTCCTGCCTGCACGGCGGACCCGAGGGATTCCACACCAAGGTGTGGTCGGCCCGGGAAGTGCCCGGCGGGGTCGAGCTGACCCTGACCAGTCCGGACGGCGACATGGGGTTCCCCGGCGAGCTGACGGCGACGGTCACCTACGTCCTGGACGCCGACGGTCTGAGCCTCAGCTATCGCGCGGAGACCGATCGGCCGACCGTGGTCAACCTGACCAACCACGCGTACTGGAACCTCGCCGGCGCGGGGACCGTCGAGGACCACCTGCTGGAGTTGTCCGCCTCGCGGTTCGTCGCCGTGGACGAGCGGCTGATCCCGACGGGCATCGCGCCGGTGGAGGGCACGCCGATGGACTTCCGCGGCGGTCGCCGGGTCGGCGAGCGGCTGCGCGAGGGGACCGAGCAGCTGCAGCACGCCCAGGGCTACGACCACGCGTGGCTGCCGGACGGCGAGGGGATGCGCCCGATCGCCCGGTTGACCGACCCGTCGTCGGGCCGGGTGCTCGAGGTGCTGACCGATCAGCCGAGCGTGCAGTTCTACTCGGGCAACTTCCTCGACGGCAGCGTGCTGGGTCGTGGCGGCCGGTCCTACCGGCAGGGCGACGGGCTGTGCCTGGAGACCCAGCACCTTCCCGACTCCCCCAACCACCCGGAGTTCCCCTCGACCGTGCTGCGCCCGGGCGAGCTCTACGCCAGCACGACCACGTTCCGGTTCGGCACGACGGGGGCCCGACGATGA
- a CDS encoding glycoside hydrolase family 43 protein, with translation MGAALAAAVLLAGCGGDAGEDGTAAASSSPAVADAAADGNPVIDDDFPDPDVLEVDGTYYAYATNTATLNVQVATSTDLETWETSREDALPELPSWVIPGKTWAPEVSRFGPDQFVMYPTTTNFDPAYQCIAVATATSPEGPFEIVGNEMLVCPAEEGGAIDAATFTDADGSNYLLWKNDGNCCGFDTWLYIAPLSADGLSLTGEPTRLIKQDQEWEDHLVEAPTLVERDGTYVLLYSANDYGGEEYAIGYATADAVTGPYTKGEEPLFTTDASDGRYIGPGGQDVVVTPEGEDVLLFHSWYGGITYRGMNQLPLTWEDGRPVVEMADAG, from the coding sequence GTGGGAGCGGCGCTGGCCGCCGCGGTCCTGCTGGCGGGATGCGGCGGCGACGCCGGCGAGGACGGGACGGCGGCCGCCTCGTCGTCGCCCGCGGTCGCCGACGCCGCGGCCGACGGCAACCCCGTGATCGACGACGACTTCCCCGACCCCGACGTCCTCGAGGTCGACGGCACCTACTACGCCTACGCGACCAACACCGCGACCCTCAACGTGCAGGTCGCCACCTCGACCGACCTGGAGACGTGGGAGACCTCGCGCGAGGACGCGCTGCCCGAGCTGCCGTCGTGGGTCATCCCCGGCAAGACCTGGGCACCCGAGGTGAGCCGGTTCGGGCCGGATCAGTTCGTCATGTACCCGACGACGACCAACTTCGACCCGGCCTACCAGTGCATCGCGGTCGCCACCGCCACGTCACCGGAGGGACCGTTCGAGATCGTCGGGAACGAGATGCTGGTCTGCCCCGCGGAGGAGGGCGGTGCCATCGACGCCGCCACGTTCACCGACGCCGACGGCAGCAACTACCTGCTCTGGAAGAACGACGGCAACTGCTGCGGCTTCGACACGTGGCTCTACATCGCCCCGCTGAGCGCCGACGGGCTGAGCCTCACCGGCGAGCCCACCCGGCTGATCAAGCAGGACCAGGAGTGGGAGGACCATCTCGTCGAGGCGCCGACCCTGGTCGAACGCGACGGCACCTACGTGCTCCTGTACTCGGCCAACGACTACGGCGGCGAGGAGTACGCCATCGGCTACGCCACCGCGGACGCGGTCACGGGGCCGTACACCAAGGGCGAGGAACCCCTGTTCACCACCGACGCCAGCGACGGCCGGTACATCGGGCCCGGCGGCCAGGACGTCGTCGTCACCCCCGAGGGCGAGGACGTGCTCCTGTTCCACTCCTGGTACGGCGGGATCACCTACCGCGGCATGAACCAGCTGCCGCTGACGTGGGAGGACGGCCGGCCCGTCGTCGAGATGGCGGACGCCGGCTGA
- a CDS encoding class I SAM-dependent methyltransferase, with product MFDEQSWEERYRAHPRMWSGRPNAALVAPVEDLPPGTALDAGCGEGGDALWLAGRGWRVTAMDFATAALERGRERAAALGVADRITWTHADLTRWTPGDDRYDLVSAMFVHLPGASMTSLVPRLADAVAPGGTLVVAGHDRSDEHLAAHRPDVPGMFFTADELAALLDASSWDVVAESRPRPPGGHEPTDLPVHDVVVVARRRG from the coding sequence ATGTTCGACGAGCAGTCGTGGGAGGAGCGCTACCGGGCGCATCCGAGGATGTGGAGCGGCCGGCCGAACGCAGCCCTGGTCGCCCCTGTCGAGGACCTGCCGCCCGGGACGGCGCTCGACGCCGGCTGCGGGGAGGGCGGCGACGCGCTCTGGCTGGCCGGGCGCGGCTGGCGGGTGACGGCGATGGACTTCGCCACCGCGGCGCTGGAGCGCGGCCGGGAGCGGGCGGCGGCCCTCGGCGTGGCCGACCGGATCACCTGGACCCATGCCGACCTGACCCGGTGGACACCCGGGGACGACCGCTACGACCTCGTCTCGGCGATGTTCGTGCACCTGCCCGGGGCGTCCATGACCTCGCTCGTCCCGCGGCTGGCCGACGCGGTCGCCCCCGGTGGGACGCTCGTGGTCGCCGGCCACGACCGGTCCGACGAGCACCTGGCGGCGCACCGGCCCGACGTCCCCGGCATGTTCTTCACGGCCGACGAGCTCGCCGCCCTGCTCGACGCGTCGTCCTGGGACGTCGTGGCCGAGTCGCGACCGCGGCCGCCGGGCGGGCACGAACCCACCGACCTGCCCGTGCACGACGTCGTCGTCGTCGCCCGCCGGCGCGGGTGA
- a CDS encoding NAD(P)/FAD-dependent oxidoreductase: MEQQYDVVVVGGGAAGLSGALALSRARRSVLVVDAGTPRNAPADGVHNYLAREGTPPAELMAAGRAEVAGYGGEVVEGTVTSAERTGDGFRVGLGDGREVRARRLLVTTGLVDELPDVPGVRELWGRDVLHCPYCHGWEVRDQAVGIIGTSAMTVHQALMWRQWTADVTVFLHTAPEPSADELTQLAARGISLVEGEVAALESRDGRLAGVRLASGELVPRHAVVVATRMTARAGLLTSLGLEPVEMEMGGHVFGTHIPADPMGATSVPGVWVAGNVANLQAQVIVAAGAGLTAGAAINADLIAEDTRLAVAALTTSGAR; the protein is encoded by the coding sequence ATGGAACAGCAGTACGACGTGGTGGTGGTCGGCGGCGGAGCCGCCGGGCTGAGCGGGGCGCTCGCCCTCTCGCGAGCGCGGCGGTCGGTGCTCGTGGTGGACGCCGGGACGCCGCGCAATGCGCCGGCCGACGGCGTGCACAACTACCTCGCCCGCGAAGGGACCCCGCCCGCAGAGCTGATGGCCGCCGGTCGTGCCGAGGTGGCCGGGTACGGCGGCGAGGTCGTCGAGGGGACGGTCACGTCCGCGGAACGGACGGGCGACGGGTTCCGCGTCGGTCTGGGCGACGGGCGGGAGGTCCGGGCGCGCCGGCTGCTGGTCACCACCGGCCTGGTCGACGAGCTGCCTGACGTCCCCGGGGTGCGCGAGCTGTGGGGGCGCGACGTCCTGCACTGCCCGTACTGCCATGGGTGGGAGGTGCGCGACCAGGCCGTCGGGATCATCGGCACCTCGGCCATGACCGTGCACCAGGCCCTGATGTGGCGGCAGTGGACGGCCGACGTGACGGTCTTCCTGCACACCGCGCCGGAGCCGTCCGCCGACGAGCTGACCCAGCTCGCGGCCCGCGGAATCTCCCTCGTCGAGGGGGAGGTGGCCGCACTGGAGTCCCGCGACGGCCGGCTGGCCGGGGTCCGGCTGGCCTCCGGTGAGCTCGTGCCGCGGCACGCCGTGGTGGTGGCGACCCGGATGACCGCCCGCGCCGGGCTGCTCACCTCCCTCGGCCTCGAACCGGTCGAGATGGAGATGGGCGGGCACGTGTTCGGCACGCACATCCCCGCCGACCCCATGGGCGCGACCTCGGTACCGGGGGTGTGGGTGGCCGGCAACGTCGCCAACCTGCAGGCGCAGGTGATCGTCGCGGCGGGCGCGGGCCTCACCGCCGGCGCCGCCATCAACGCCGACCTGATCGCCGAGGACACCCGGCTGGCCGTGGCCGCCCTCACCACGAGCGGAGCCCGCTGA
- a CDS encoding helix-turn-helix domain-containing protein, whose protein sequence is MARDDGDVLSGVGPRLRALRQERGATLTQLAETTGISVSTLSRLESGQRRPTLELLLPWPARTRCPSTSWWTRRPPAIPGCTPAPSTGTGRRWFR, encoded by the coding sequence ATGGCAAGGGATGACGGCGACGTGCTCTCCGGTGTGGGGCCGCGGCTGCGCGCGCTGCGGCAGGAGCGCGGCGCCACGCTGACGCAGCTGGCCGAGACGACCGGCATCTCGGTGAGCACCCTCTCCCGGCTGGAATCCGGTCAGCGCAGGCCGACCCTCGAGCTGCTGCTCCCCTGGCCCGCGCGCACCAGGTGCCCCTCGACGAGCTGGTGGACGCGCCGCCCACCGGCGATCCCCGGGTGCACGCCCGCCCCTTCGACCGGGACGGGGCGACGGTGGTTCCGATGA
- a CDS encoding cupin domain-containing protein encodes MTRRPGGIRAFKQIYPPGWPHRAPEQNSHEGYEWLYVLSGRLRLLLGEHDVVLTSGEAAEFDTHVPHWSGNPGPEPPRC; translated from the coding sequence ATGACCCGGCGACCGGGCGGCATCCGCGCGTTCAAGCAGATCTATCCGCCCGGGTGGCCGCACCGCGCCCCCGAGCAGAACTCGCACGAGGGCTACGAGTGGCTCTACGTGCTGTCCGGCCGGCTGCGCCTGCTGCTGGGCGAGCACGACGTCGTCCTCACCAGTGGGGAGGCCGCCGAGTTCGACACCCACGTGCCGCACTGGTCCGGCAACCCGGGCCCCGAGCCGCCGAGGTGCTGA